DNA sequence from the Cellulophaga sp. HaHaR_3_176 genome:
AAGCTTTTTAAATTATTACTTTCTAAAGACGTTAATAAGGAAATTATTAAAACTGTTATAAAAGCAGAAACACTAGGTGAATTATCTCCCAGACAACTTGATATTGTAGAAGAATTACCTTCAGAAGTTGGTGTTTTTTATATGCATAATAAAGATGCCGAGATTATACTTTTAGCCAAAAGCAGTAATATTAAAAAAAGAGTAAACCAATATTTTACAAACAATGGTAATAGGGCTCGAAAAATTCAGAAAGAAACAAGAAGTGTAACTTTTGAAAAAACTGGAAATGAACTTATTGGTTTATTAAAAGAAAACGAAGAGCATATTAGAAATAAACCCAAATACAATTCTAACTACAAAAGAAAACTTTTTTCTTTTGGTATTTATTCTATTCCTGATTCAAATGGATATTTACAATTAAAGGCTGAAAAGCTGAATAATAGTATTCATGAGCGCATTGCTACGTTTAATAGCATAGTTAGTGCTGAGAACTTTTTACATGCTATTCGTGAAGAATTTACCCTTTGCAATAAAATAAACGGTTTATCGCATGCAAAATCTAATTGCTCTAAGTATGATGATGGTAAATGTTTAGGTGCCTGCATTCAAAAAGAAAATGTTGAAGATTACAACAAAAGAGTTTCTGATGTTATTACCAAATACAGCCTTAATGACAAGAATATTGTAATTGTTGATAAGGGTCGAGATCTAGGCGAAAAAAGTGTTATTTTAATTAAAAACGGTATCTTTAAAGGGTTAGGCTTCTGTGATTTAAACTATCAAATAAACAATTTGAATATTCTTGAAACTATAATTACACCGATGGACGGAAATGCAAATACCAACCATATTATAGAAACGTATTTGAGAAAAAGAAAAGTCCAGAAAATAATAGATCTAAATATTTAAAGCTTGAAAGACGAAAAACCTGAATTAGGGTGGAAAAATAGAGTTCACGAAATTATATACGAAGCAGACACCCCTATGGGTAAACTGTTTGATATTGTTTTGTTTATCTTAATTATAATTAGTGTTATTCTTGTAATGCTAGAAAGCGTTAA
Encoded proteins:
- a CDS encoding exonuclease domain-containing protein — translated: MYAVLDIETTGGKFNEEGITEIAIHKFDGHKVVDQFISLVNPEKDIQPFVVNLTGISNKMLTTAPKFHEVAKRIIEITEDTVLIAHNAQFDYRILRTEFRRLGYNFERKTICTVELSQKLLPEAESYSLGKLVRSLGIPVSDRHRANGDALATLKLFKLLLSKDVNKEIIKTVIKAETLGELSPRQLDIVEELPSEVGVFYMHNKDAEIILLAKSSNIKKRVNQYFTNNGNRARKIQKETRSVTFEKTGNELIGLLKENEEHIRNKPKYNSNYKRKLFSFGIYSIPDSNGYLQLKAEKLNNSIHERIATFNSIVSAENFLHAIREEFTLCNKINGLSHAKSNCSKYDDGKCLGACIQKENVEDYNKRVSDVITKYSLNDKNIVIVDKGRDLGEKSVILIKNGIFKGLGFCDLNYQINNLNILETIITPMDGNANTNHIIETYLRKRKVQKIIDLNI